The Pseudomonas sp. SCA2728.1_7 DNA segment AGCGCCAGTGCAAACGCCTCGAGCACCAACAGGCTCGCGATATGCCACGGTCGCGCCCCGACTGAGCGCAGAATCGCCATCTCGCGGCGCCGCTCGTTGAGGCTGGTGAGAATCGCCGTGAGCATGCCGATCAACCCGGTCAGCACCACGAACAACGAGACCACGAACAGCGCTTTTTCCGCAGTGCTCATCAGGCTCCACAATTCTTGCAACGCTACGCCCGGCAGAATCGCCAGCATCGGTTCGCCACGGAATTCATTGATTTCGCGTTGCAGCGCAAACGTGGAAATCTTGCTGTTTAGACCGAGCATGAATGCAGTGATCGCTTGCGGCGTCAGGTCCATGTTGCGCGCCTGATCGGCGCTGATCCGGCCATTTCCGCGTGCCGGCACACCGTTGTGCCAGTCGATGTGAATCGCCTCCATACCACCGAGGCTGATGTGCAACGTGCGATCGACCGGGGTGCCGGTGCGCTTGAGAATACCGACCACGGTGAACGGTTTGTCGTCGTGCTTGACCAGACTGATCGCCGCCACGCCGTGGGCCAGCACCAGTTTGTCACCGAGTTTGTAATGTAGCGCATCGGCCACTTCGGCGCCGAGCACCACTTCAAACGGATCGCTGGCAAACGCACGGCCGTCAGCCAGTGCCAGGTGTTGCTGGCGACCGTACTGGTAATGCTCGAAATAGGCTTCGGTGGTGCCCATCACGCGATAGCCGCGATGGGAGTCGCCGAGGGACATCGGGATTGCCCACTTCACTTTCGGGTTGTTGGCGAAGTGTTCGAAGCTGTCCCAGCGGATGTTGTTGGTGGCGTTACCAATACGAAACACCGAGTACAGCAGCAGATTCACCGAACCGGAGCGTGCGCCGACGATCAGGTCGGTGCCACTGATGGTGCTGGCGAAACTGGCTTTGGCTTCGGTGCGCACCCGCTCGACGGCGAGCAGCAGGCACACCGACAGGGCGATGGCGAATGCAGTGAGCAGGGCGGTAAAACGGCGGTTGGCCAGGCTGGCCATGGCCAGACGAAACAGATACATCTCAGACCTCGGCAGACGTGGCGGCGCGATTGAGTTCGGCCAGGGACAGATGACGGTCGAACAGCGGCGCCAGGCTCTGGTCGTGGCTGACAAACAGCAGACTGGAGCCGGCCTCGCGGCATTCGGCGAACAGCAGGCGAATGAAGTTTTCCCGGGCGTCGTAATCCAGTGCCGAGGTTGGTTCGTCGGCGATCACCAGCTCAGGCTGGCCGATCAATGCGCGTGCGGCGGCAACCCGTTGCTGTTGGCCGATCGACAGTGAATCAGCACGACGGCTGAGGATGCTTTCGTCTTTCAAGCCCAAGTGGGCGAGGAGGGTGGCGGCGGCTTGATCGACACTGCCGTGGCGCTGTTTCGCCCGTTGCGCACGCAGCTTGGAAAAGTGGCAAGGCAGCTCAACGTTCTCGCGTACCGAAAGAAACGGCAGCAGGTTGAACTGCTGGAAGATGTAGCCGGTGTGATCGACACGGAAGGTATCGCGGGCGCCAGCGGAGAGTTCGGTCAGTTCCTGGCCGAGCAGACGAATGCTGCCGCGACCGGGTTTCTGCACGCCGCCGAGCAGACCGAGCAGGGTGGTCTTGCCGCTGCCGCTGGGGCCTTTGAGGAACAGGGTTTCGCCGGCTTCCAGACGAAATGCCGGGATGTCCAGCAACGGCGGGTGACCGGGCCAGTTGAAGCCAAGGTCGGACAGTTCGATGAGTGCTTGGGTCATTTGAAACCGGATATGGAGTTGAGTGGCCCCTTTGTAGGAGTGAGCCTGCTCGCGATAGCGGTGTACCAGTCAGCACTGAATCAACTGACAGTCTGCTATCGCGAGCAGGCTCACTCCTACAAGGGATCTTCACAGATTTCAGAATTTCAGGGCAGCAGCCTTGGCCGTCACTTCAGTACCTTGCTGGCCGCTGGCGCTGATCAGTTGTACCTGAATTTTCTGCGTCGCCGGGAAGGTATTGAAGACGTTGGCCAGATCCAGCGTCTT contains these protein-coding regions:
- a CDS encoding ABC transporter ATP-binding protein yields the protein MTQALIELSDLGFNWPGHPPLLDIPAFRLEAGETLFLKGPSGSGKTTLLGLLGGVQKPGRGSIRLLGQELTELSAGARDTFRVDHTGYIFQQFNLLPFLSVRENVELPCHFSKLRAQRAKQRHGSVDQAAATLLAHLGLKDESILSRRADSLSIGQQQRVAAARALIGQPELVIADEPTSALDYDARENFIRLLFAECREAGSSLLFVSHDQSLAPLFDRHLSLAELNRAATSAEV
- a CDS encoding ABC transporter permease, with protein sequence MYLFRLAMASLANRRFTALLTAFAIALSVCLLLAVERVRTEAKASFASTISGTDLIVGARSGSVNLLLYSVFRIGNATNNIRWDSFEHFANNPKVKWAIPMSLGDSHRGYRVMGTTEAYFEHYQYGRQQHLALADGRAFASDPFEVVLGAEVADALHYKLGDKLVLAHGVAAISLVKHDDKPFTVVGILKRTGTPVDRTLHISLGGMEAIHIDWHNGVPARGNGRISADQARNMDLTPQAITAFMLGLNSKISTFALQREINEFRGEPMLAILPGVALQELWSLMSTAEKALFVVSLFVVLTGLIGMLTAILTSLNERRREMAILRSVGARPWHIASLLVLEAFALALTGVIAGVALLYIGIAAAQGYVQANYGLYLPLAWPSEYEWTLLGGILAAALLMGSVPAWRAYRQSLADGLSIRL